The following proteins come from a genomic window of Maribacter sp. HTCC2170:
- a CDS encoding succinylglutamate desuccinylase/aspartoacylase family protein encodes METVVKPKKTLETRRIIGQIKGNLPGPTLIFFGGIHGNEQSGVTALEHVFNELKTSAVTFKGSFYGIRGNLPALLKGKRFLEKDLNRLWTHSNIGNINFKDKDSRLAEEKELVIIHELILGILKEEKGPFYFIDFHTTSSKTLPFITINDALINRRFSKLFPVPIILGIEEYLNGPLLSYINEKGYVSLGFESGQHTEETAIKNSIAFTWLTLVYSGFLSKTDVKDFKDFYNQLKKSAKSNSNFYEIVHRHHINDIKDFKMMEGFKSFEEVVEGTPLAMERDEFIKAEKDTIIFMPLYQEQGEEGFFLIRKIPSWALTLSAFLRRTNFGALLHVLPGVSWGNKQKQSLLVNTKVAHFFTKPFFHLLGYRNRVLDKTHFAMNNRELTAKNEMYRNTWWYRITTSKSI; translated from the coding sequence ATGGAGACTGTCGTGAAACCTAAAAAAACCTTGGAGACAAGGCGCATTATTGGCCAGATCAAAGGAAATCTACCTGGTCCTACTTTGATTTTTTTTGGCGGTATTCATGGCAATGAGCAATCGGGGGTAACAGCACTTGAACACGTTTTTAACGAGCTTAAAACCTCTGCTGTTACATTTAAGGGAAGCTTTTACGGTATTCGTGGAAATTTACCTGCTTTACTGAAAGGCAAAAGATTTCTTGAGAAAGACCTAAACCGTTTATGGACCCATTCAAATATTGGAAATATCAATTTCAAGGATAAAGACAGCCGGTTGGCCGAGGAAAAGGAGCTTGTTATTATTCATGAATTGATTTTGGGTATACTAAAAGAGGAAAAAGGTCCATTTTATTTTATTGATTTTCATACTACCTCTAGTAAAACACTGCCTTTTATTACGATAAATGATGCATTGATCAATCGTAGGTTTTCCAAGCTTTTCCCCGTGCCAATTATTTTGGGAATTGAGGAGTATTTAAATGGCCCACTTTTGAGTTATATCAACGAAAAGGGATACGTTTCTTTAGGGTTTGAATCTGGCCAGCATACCGAGGAGACTGCCATTAAAAACAGCATAGCGTTTACATGGCTCACCTTGGTGTATAGTGGTTTTTTAAGCAAAACTGATGTAAAGGACTTTAAGGATTTTTATAATCAATTAAAAAAATCAGCGAAATCAAACTCGAATTTTTACGAAATAGTGCACCGCCATCATATTAATGACATTAAAGATTTTAAGATGATGGAGGGCTTCAAGAGTTTTGAAGAGGTTGTTGAAGGAACGCCCTTGGCGATGGAAAGAGATGAATTTATAAAGGCAGAAAAAGATACAATTATTTTTATGCCTTTGTATCAAGAACAAGGCGAGGAGGGCTTTTTTTTAATACGAAAAATACCTTCATGGGCACTTACACTTTCAGCTTTTTTAAGGAGAACCAATTTTGGGGCACTGCTACATGTTTTACCAGGGGTATCATGGGGCAACAAACAAAAGCAATCGCTATTGGTGAACACCAAAGTAGCCCATTTTTTTACAAAACCCTTTTTTCACCTTTTGGGGTATAGAAATCGTGTACTTGATAAGACACATTTTGCGATGAACAATCGAGAACTTACCGCTAAAAATGAGATGTATAGAAATACCTGGTGGTATAGGATAACCACCAGTAAATCTATTTAG
- a CDS encoding CBS domain-containing protein, which translates to MGELNVEKLIGNPNKSIYIKQLMSDIKALEYMLENNMFEKDITRIGAEQEFCLVNKEWGPANNAVEILKELDQKYFTSEIALYNLEINLDPHELKGDCFSTLHRQLKKLLNTAEEAAAKKETKIMLTGILPTIRTKHLSLSYMTPLKRYKILNEAIKEVRKNDIELHIKGVDELNLKHDSILYEGCNTSFQSHLQINPDEFADTYNWAQAIAGPILSICTNSPMLMGRELWEESRIALFAQSVDTRASTFVLNEREPRVGFGNRWAQGSVADFFKDTVIGFRSLITTDFETDSMTEIQEGKTPKLKALKLHNGTVYKWNRLCYGTTDGKAHMRIENRYIPSGPSTADEIANMMFWVGVMKGRPKEFDDIHTKMEFKDAKSNFFNAARYGMATQFYWNGKLVSSQDLLMDHFLPMAYRGLYSMKVSPADAEQYLRIIKNRIRSRNGSRWIVEGFRKLKKEYKTPDALKILSATMYERQDKGYNVDIWQLPRGDEFKVPKDNRKVGERMNIRTITAQENDSMELVLRMMQWKNIHHVPILDIHLDLVGLLTWTDVGKYLDRPEEHEQSINQIMQKNLITVTPETPLDEATRLMEENEINCLPVVRDKKLVGIITSKDL; encoded by the coding sequence ATGGGAGAACTAAACGTAGAAAAGCTGATCGGAAACCCGAACAAATCAATTTATATAAAACAATTAATGTCAGACATCAAGGCGTTGGAATATATGCTTGAAAACAACATGTTTGAAAAAGACATTACAAGGATAGGGGCCGAGCAGGAATTTTGCTTGGTGAATAAAGAATGGGGCCCGGCCAACAATGCTGTTGAAATATTGAAAGAGCTTGACCAGAAGTACTTTACCTCTGAAATCGCTCTTTATAATCTAGAAATAAACCTGGACCCTCACGAATTAAAAGGAGACTGCTTTTCTACATTACACAGACAGTTAAAAAAACTTTTGAACACGGCTGAGGAAGCTGCAGCAAAAAAAGAAACAAAAATCATGTTAACCGGTATTTTGCCAACCATACGAACCAAGCATCTAAGTCTTTCTTATATGACGCCACTAAAGCGATATAAGATTTTAAACGAGGCAATAAAAGAAGTTAGAAAGAATGATATTGAACTACATATTAAAGGGGTAGATGAACTAAACCTGAAGCACGACTCTATACTTTATGAGGGCTGTAATACCAGCTTTCAATCTCATTTACAAATAAACCCTGATGAATTTGCAGATACGTACAATTGGGCGCAGGCGATTGCCGGACCTATTCTTTCAATATGTACGAACTCTCCTATGTTAATGGGGCGTGAGCTTTGGGAAGAATCGCGTATTGCCTTGTTTGCGCAAAGTGTAGATACACGGGCAAGCACTTTTGTTTTGAATGAAAGAGAACCAAGGGTTGGTTTCGGAAATAGATGGGCTCAAGGTTCTGTAGCTGACTTTTTTAAAGATACTGTTATTGGCTTTCGAAGTCTTATTACTACCGATTTCGAAACTGACAGTATGACTGAGATTCAAGAAGGAAAAACACCAAAATTAAAAGCGCTTAAACTACATAATGGCACTGTGTACAAGTGGAACAGACTATGCTATGGTACAACTGATGGCAAGGCCCATATGCGAATAGAAAACAGATATATACCCTCGGGCCCTTCGACAGCCGATGAGATTGCTAATATGATGTTTTGGGTCGGTGTGATGAAAGGAAGACCAAAGGAGTTTGATGACATACATACCAAAATGGAATTCAAAGATGCAAAAAGCAACTTTTTCAATGCGGCCAGATATGGTATGGCAACACAATTTTATTGGAACGGCAAACTGGTGTCAAGTCAAGACCTTTTAATGGACCACTTCTTACCTATGGCTTATAGAGGCTTGTATAGCATGAAAGTGAGCCCTGCTGATGCCGAACAATATCTAAGAATCATAAAGAACAGAATTCGATCAAGAAATGGTTCAAGGTGGATAGTTGAAGGTTTTCGAAAACTTAAAAAAGAGTATAAAACTCCAGACGCATTGAAGATTTTGTCTGCGACGATGTATGAGAGACAGGACAAAGGGTATAACGTAGATATTTGGCAACTACCTAGAGGCGATGAATTTAAGGTCCCTAAGGACAATAGAAAAGTTGGGGAACGAATGAATATCAGAACCATTACCGCTCAAGAAAATGACAGCATGGAGCTAGTTTTGAGAATGATGCAGTGGAAGAATATTCACCATGTACCTATTCTTGATATTCATCTTGATTTAGTTGGTCTTTTAACATGGACCGATGTTGGAAAATATTTGGATAGACCGGAAGAGCATGAACAAAGCATCAATCAGATAATGCAGAAGAATTTGATTACAGTAACGCCTGAGACTCCTTTGGATGAAGCAACAAGATTAATGGAAGAAAATGAGATAAATTGTTTACCTGTTGTTCGTGACAAAAAACTTGTTGGCATCATCACTTCCAAGGACTTGTAA
- a CDS encoding DUF1080 domain-containing protein — protein MRSFLNKLVFLGMMILLSQCASVKTISDKDVWQDLFNGKDIADWTTKIHHYETGDNHGDTFRVEDEIIKVRYNQYEGDFNDRFGHLYYNKPYSYFHLSMEYRFVGELHPGAPSFTLKNSGIMFHSQDPKTMPKEQNWPISVEMQFLAGLEKDKPRPTGNMCSPGTDVVYQGKVDPRHCINSSSETFFGKQWVKAELIVLGDSLVTHIINGKEVLQYTKPQMGGGVVDRYDAEIKKDGQPLTSGFIALQSEGQPIDFKNIKIKNLKGCMDPKAVNYGKHFIKSNPGSCIYK, from the coding sequence ATGAGGTCTTTTTTGAACAAGCTTGTTTTTTTGGGCATGATGATTTTGCTAAGTCAATGTGCAAGTGTAAAAACCATTTCAGATAAAGATGTGTGGCAAGACCTTTTCAATGGAAAGGACATTGCGGATTGGACCACTAAAATTCATCATTATGAGACAGGGGATAATCATGGTGATACTTTTAGGGTAGAAGATGAAATCATAAAAGTACGCTACAATCAGTACGAGGGCGATTTTAATGATCGTTTTGGCCATTTATATTATAATAAACCCTATTCCTATTTTCATTTGTCTATGGAGTATAGATTTGTAGGTGAGCTGCATCCAGGTGCTCCAAGCTTTACCTTGAAAAATAGCGGCATAATGTTTCATAGTCAAGACCCTAAAACCATGCCCAAAGAACAAAATTGGCCTATTTCTGTAGAAATGCAGTTTTTGGCAGGATTGGAAAAAGACAAACCTAGGCCAACGGGCAATATGTGCTCACCGGGAACCGATGTAGTATATCAAGGAAAAGTAGATCCAAGGCACTGCATCAATTCGTCTTCAGAAACCTTTTTTGGCAAGCAATGGGTGAAAGCAGAACTTATAGTATTAGGTGATTCTTTGGTTACGCATATTATAAATGGAAAAGAGGTGCTGCAATATACCAAACCTCAAATGGGAGGTGGTGTGGTTGATCGTTATGATGCAGAAATAAAAAAAGACGGACAGCCTTTGACTTCAGGATTTATTGCTTTGCAAAGCGAGGGACAACCAATTGACTTTAAGAATATTAAAATAAAAAACCTGAAAGGGTGCATGGATCCAAAAGCCGTTAACTACGGCAAACATTTTATAAAATCGAATCCAGGAAGTTGTATCTATAAATGA
- a CDS encoding S41 family peptidase: MNKLIKKKVLVPVLAVTFLIVGSGFKSDFFEIAKQIEIFTTLFKELNMNYVDETNPAELMDTAIKNMLNELDPYTKFLNEQDVEAYKINNAGEYSGIGALVRSYDDRLLVVEPYKDYPADKAGLKAGDEIIKIGEINVADFDDNASELLKGANNSSVAITYKRLGKTNTTTIKREAIEVDAVPFYHMVDDKTGYIVLAKFNAKASSQTKAALIDLKGKGAEKIILDLRGNPGGLLSEAINVTNLFVPKGELIVTTKSKVKKFNSEYRTKRKPVDIDIPLVVLVNGSSASASEIVSGSLQDLDRAVIIGARSFGKGLVQRPMKLTYGTQLKVTISRYYTSSGRCIQSLDYWNRDEDGKAVRNTQFNEFRTRNGRKVQDGGGVLPDIEVDELKANSLTMALAQNNVMFDYATNYHYQNNIENLSDFTFSKDDFNAFKTFVSQSNFSYETKTEKAIKEAMGNSDDDMFGASVQENYKSLLTEIEKSKILSLDKHQNEIQKKLEDEIVKRYFYREGLFEYYLTHDEAILVSTELLANENKYNAILQ, encoded by the coding sequence ATGAATAAGTTGATTAAAAAAAAGGTGTTGGTTCCGGTTTTGGCGGTTACCTTTTTAATTGTTGGAAGTGGATTTAAGAGCGATTTCTTTGAGATTGCGAAGCAAATAGAGATTTTCACTACACTTTTCAAGGAGTTGAACATGAACTATGTTGATGAAACAAATCCAGCAGAGTTAATGGATACCGCAATAAAGAATATGCTGAATGAACTTGATCCGTACACCAAATTCCTAAATGAACAGGATGTCGAGGCCTATAAAATAAATAATGCAGGAGAATATTCCGGAATAGGCGCATTGGTACGTTCCTATGACGACCGATTATTGGTTGTTGAACCCTATAAAGACTACCCCGCGGATAAGGCTGGTTTAAAAGCTGGCGATGAAATTATTAAAATTGGGGAAATCAACGTTGCCGATTTTGATGATAATGCAAGTGAGTTGCTAAAAGGGGCAAACAATTCATCAGTCGCAATCACCTATAAAAGATTGGGTAAAACGAATACTACAACAATAAAACGTGAAGCCATTGAAGTTGATGCGGTGCCATTTTATCATATGGTAGATGATAAGACAGGGTATATAGTATTGGCAAAGTTTAATGCAAAAGCTTCTTCACAGACCAAAGCGGCCCTAATCGACCTTAAGGGAAAAGGGGCTGAAAAAATAATACTGGATCTACGAGGCAATCCAGGCGGACTATTGTCCGAAGCAATAAATGTCACAAATCTTTTTGTCCCCAAAGGTGAGTTGATCGTGACTACCAAATCAAAGGTAAAGAAGTTCAATTCTGAATATAGAACCAAGCGTAAACCGGTAGATATTGATATACCATTGGTTGTGTTGGTAAACGGGAGCAGTGCTTCGGCCAGTGAAATTGTTTCAGGCAGTTTACAAGATTTAGATAGGGCTGTTATAATTGGCGCACGCAGTTTCGGAAAGGGGCTGGTTCAAAGACCAATGAAACTTACTTACGGAACCCAATTGAAGGTTACGATAAGTCGCTATTACACTTCTTCTGGAAGATGCATACAATCCTTGGATTATTGGAATAGGGATGAGGACGGTAAAGCTGTACGTAATACCCAGTTCAACGAATTTAGAACAAGGAACGGTCGAAAAGTCCAAGATGGTGGTGGTGTATTACCGGATATTGAAGTAGACGAATTAAAAGCAAATTCTTTGACCATGGCCTTGGCACAAAACAATGTAATGTTTGATTATGCCACGAACTACCATTACCAAAATAATATTGAAAACCTCAGCGATTTCACTTTTTCAAAGGATGATTTCAATGCGTTTAAAACTTTTGTTTCCCAAAGTAATTTCTCATACGAAACAAAGACAGAAAAGGCCATCAAAGAAGCTATGGGCAATTCGGATGATGATATGTTCGGGGCTTCAGTCCAAGAAAATTACAAATCTCTTTTAACTGAAATAGAAAAGAGCAAAATCCTGTCTTTGGATAAGCATCAAAATGAAATCCAAAAGAAGTTGGAAGACGAAATCGTAAAAAGGTACTTCTATAGAGAAGGGCTGTTTGAATATTATTTAACCCACGATGAGGCAATCTTGGTCAGTACAGAACTTTTGGCAAATGAAAACAAGTACAATGCCATCTTACAATAA
- a CDS encoding M1 family metallopeptidase has protein sequence MQLKKTAFFIFLIGLSSITLAQNNTSYWQQHVDYTMDVNMDVENYQYQGTQKLVYTNNSPEELKRVYYHLYFNAFQPGSEMDIRLQNIKDPDGRMVNEGKSRIADLTPSEIGYLHTKSLKQDGVEVNFNEEGTVLVVDLVKPIPSGGKTTFEMAFKGQVPVQIRRSGRNNKDGVALSMSQWYPKLAEYDFEGWHADPYIAREFHGVWGNFDVKLTIDKNYVVGGTGYLQNPQEIGHGYEVAGTKVKKVKGKTLTWHFKAPMVHDFMWAADPEYVHDTLQMENGPTLHFLYKNDPKYADTWTKVQPMTEKAMRFFSKNIGEYPYEQYSVIQGGDGGMEYAMSTLITGGDKPGSVVGTMIHELAHSWFQHVLATNEAKHEWMDEGFTSFISALCSNEIRESKKDNPFENSYKGYYYLVNSGKEQPQTTHADRFAENMPYGIAAYSKGAIFLSQLGYIVGQDKLMKTIRKYFEDFKFKHPVPNDIKRTAEKVSGMELDWYLMDWTQTTNTIDYGVKNVFEDGTRTNITLERIGLMPMPLDILVVYTDGSRETFYAPLRMMRGEKDNPYPDLKRTVLPDWPWTHPTYGFSVNRPKSEIRAIMIDPSQLMADVNTENNVWQALD, from the coding sequence ATGCAGTTAAAAAAAACAGCGTTCTTTATCTTTTTAATTGGTCTAAGCTCAATCACTTTAGCCCAGAACAATACTTCATATTGGCAACAACATGTTGATTATACCATGGATGTTAATATGGATGTTGAGAATTATCAATACCAAGGAACGCAAAAACTGGTTTATACCAATAATTCACCCGAGGAGTTAAAACGGGTGTATTACCATCTTTACTTTAACGCATTTCAGCCTGGTAGTGAAATGGATATTCGTCTTCAGAACATAAAGGATCCTGACGGTCGAATGGTCAATGAAGGCAAAAGTAGAATTGCCGACTTAACTCCTTCAGAAATTGGGTATTTGCATACCAAATCGTTAAAACAAGATGGTGTAGAAGTTAACTTTAACGAGGAAGGGACTGTTTTAGTAGTTGATTTAGTTAAACCGATTCCATCAGGAGGTAAAACTACGTTCGAGATGGCGTTTAAAGGTCAAGTACCTGTTCAAATTAGAAGATCAGGGCGAAACAATAAAGATGGTGTTGCCCTTTCTATGAGTCAATGGTACCCAAAACTGGCCGAATATGATTTTGAAGGTTGGCATGCTGACCCATATATCGCCAGGGAATTCCATGGTGTTTGGGGTAATTTTGATGTAAAACTTACCATTGACAAGAACTATGTTGTAGGCGGAACAGGGTATTTACAAAACCCTCAAGAAATTGGGCATGGTTATGAAGTCGCTGGAACAAAAGTAAAAAAGGTAAAAGGTAAAACCCTTACCTGGCATTTTAAGGCTCCAATGGTTCATGATTTTATGTGGGCGGCAGATCCTGAATACGTGCATGACACCTTACAAATGGAGAATGGTCCTACACTTCATTTCTTATACAAAAACGACCCTAAATACGCTGATACTTGGACCAAAGTGCAGCCAATGACTGAAAAGGCCATGCGCTTTTTTAGTAAGAACATAGGAGAATACCCTTATGAGCAATATTCTGTGATTCAAGGAGGTGATGGGGGAATGGAGTATGCTATGAGCACACTTATTACAGGAGGCGACAAACCCGGAAGTGTGGTTGGCACTATGATTCATGAACTTGCACATTCGTGGTTTCAACATGTTCTGGCAACAAATGAAGCCAAACATGAATGGATGGACGAAGGTTTTACCTCTTTTATTTCTGCCCTATGTAGCAATGAAATTAGAGAAAGCAAAAAAGACAATCCGTTTGAAAACTCATATAAAGGGTATTATTATTTGGTAAATTCAGGTAAAGAACAACCGCAAACTACCCACGCAGACAGGTTTGCTGAAAATATGCCTTATGGTATTGCCGCCTATAGTAAAGGTGCTATTTTCCTTTCCCAGCTGGGATATATTGTTGGTCAAGACAAACTTATGAAAACCATTAGAAAATATTTTGAAGATTTCAAATTCAAACACCCTGTGCCAAACGACATCAAAAGAACTGCTGAAAAAGTATCTGGAATGGAGTTAGATTGGTATTTAATGGATTGGACACAGACCACCAACACAATTGATTACGGCGTAAAGAATGTATTTGAAGACGGTACTAGAACCAATATAACATTAGAGCGCATAGGCCTAATGCCAATGCCTTTGGATATTTTGGTTGTCTATACCGACGGCTCACGTGAAACTTTTTATGCGCCGCTGAGAATGATGCGCGGTGAAAAAGATAATCCTTATCCAGACCTGAAGAGAACTGTATTGCCAGATTGGCCTTGGACTCATCCAACGTATGGGTTTTCAGTAAACAGACCAAAGAGTGAAATACGGGCCATTATGATTGATCCCTCCCAGCTAATGGCCGATGTAAATACTGAAAACAACGTTTGGCAAGCTCTTGATTAA
- the rnpA gene encoding ribonuclease P protein component, which produces MKFPKKEKLKSKKLIEQLFQEGKSLSSFPIKLIYLKIEEPMNARFKAGMAVPKKNFKSAVKRNRIKRLLRESYRLNKHLVFNNSEGNFAFLILYLGKEMPKYIELEKNMQLTLHKFLKKIEDE; this is translated from the coding sequence ATGAAATTTCCAAAAAAAGAAAAACTCAAAAGTAAAAAGCTGATAGAACAACTCTTTCAAGAAGGAAAAAGTTTGTCAAGTTTCCCTATTAAATTAATATACCTCAAGATAGAGGAGCCAATGAACGCAAGATTTAAAGCGGGAATGGCTGTACCGAAAAAGAATTTTAAAAGCGCAGTCAAAAGAAACCGAATCAAAAGATTGCTCAGAGAATCCTATAGGTTGAACAAACACTTGGTTTTTAACAATAGTGAGGGAAACTTTGCGTTTCTAATTTTATACCTTGGTAAGGAAATGCCCAAATACATTGAGTTGGAAAAGAACATGCAATTAACCCTGCACAAGTTTTTAAAAAAAATTGAGGATGAATAA
- a CDS encoding glycoside hydrolase family 20 zincin-like fold domain-containing protein, whose amino-acid sequence MRKTCALFVSLLFLISCKNSPEKLGDFEVLPLPQKFEINGVSSLNVKDLKLYHSKINSELPIENDLFGKMKRADKESKAQLLFEVDNSLDIKDQGYLLKIDNDKIKITGKDSIGLFYGVKTLEQLLIDSKEQEVNLPVCTIEDYPLLAYRAVHLDVKHHLEKEAYYYDLIDKLAGYKVNAIILEIEDKLKFTKQPKVSSMDAWSIEKWKKLSDYAAQRHISISPLVQGLGHASFILKHDEYKALRDNTESDWAFNPLDPKTYEVQFDLYLDAMEATPHGKYLHVGGDEVHTTGRDSGKSALELQLGWLAKVSTFAEKHGRIPIFWDDMPLRQADVYEPMFRPNMTKREVDSIWSQNEHKLTSFLDKFPKNCIYMRWNYSSPEAYGNTKAMQWFADNGFQVMGATAGQTRWVLMPQSESNMDNIKSFAVNSINSGLNGLLLTLWDDDSPHFELYTRGIIAFAEYTWSGEKRGKDKIKSAYRQREFSYTLKDSTMAFIDDLEDPVVFWKNALLKGNKRNYLKGMDNPIEEGVIDMPNRNKKGEWSIKYKERLANAELVMKGYDSISNKISQMRSSALRNSYSLDVYNQVNKLAHYAPKALLTLKAYDKAQTPAEELEAVKKLGMLKVEFSLLRGAFEAVYEKTRVLNKPDNYILDQDHHVHMANQSLNFDWQFIGEQLFLDKLDMALPNLIYLENAESTLK is encoded by the coding sequence ATGAGGAAAACCTGTGCTCTTTTCGTGTCGCTCCTTTTTTTAATCTCCTGTAAAAATTCTCCGGAAAAACTTGGTGATTTTGAGGTTTTACCACTACCACAAAAGTTTGAAATTAATGGGGTTAGTAGCCTAAATGTTAAGGATTTAAAACTTTATCATTCAAAAATAAATTCAGAGCTTCCTATTGAAAATGACCTATTTGGTAAAATGAAGCGGGCTGATAAAGAATCTAAAGCCCAGTTGCTGTTTGAGGTTGATAATTCTCTGGATATAAAAGATCAGGGTTACTTGCTGAAAATTGATAATGATAAAATAAAGATTACTGGAAAAGATTCCATTGGTCTCTTTTACGGGGTCAAAACTTTGGAGCAATTGTTAATAGACTCCAAGGAGCAAGAAGTGAACCTGCCAGTATGCACAATTGAAGACTACCCTTTGTTGGCCTATAGGGCCGTACATTTAGATGTGAAACATCACTTAGAAAAAGAGGCATATTATTATGACCTTATCGACAAATTAGCAGGATATAAAGTGAACGCCATTATTCTCGAAATCGAGGATAAATTAAAATTCACAAAACAACCAAAGGTGTCTTCAATGGATGCTTGGTCCATAGAAAAATGGAAGAAACTTAGTGATTATGCCGCACAGCGACACATTAGCATAAGCCCTTTGGTTCAAGGATTGGGCCATGCTTCCTTCATTTTAAAACATGATGAATACAAAGCATTAAGAGATAATACAGAAAGTGATTGGGCCTTTAATCCTTTAGACCCAAAAACTTATGAGGTGCAATTTGATTTATATCTAGATGCTATGGAGGCCACTCCCCATGGGAAATATTTACACGTTGGTGGTGATGAGGTACATACAACCGGGCGTGATAGTGGTAAATCTGCCTTGGAGTTGCAATTGGGATGGTTAGCAAAGGTCAGCACTTTTGCTGAAAAGCATGGTCGTATTCCCATTTTTTGGGACGATATGCCACTGCGGCAAGCGGATGTTTACGAACCAATGTTCAGGCCCAATATGACCAAAAGGGAAGTGGACAGCATATGGTCACAAAATGAACATAAGCTAACTTCTTTTTTAGACAAATTTCCAAAAAACTGTATTTATATGCGATGGAATTATAGTTCACCTGAGGCCTATGGAAATACAAAGGCCATGCAATGGTTCGCCGATAATGGTTTTCAAGTTATGGGTGCCACTGCCGGGCAAACCCGTTGGGTTCTGATGCCACAATCAGAAAGTAACATGGATAACATAAAATCTTTTGCAGTTAACTCTATCAATAGTGGTCTAAACGGACTTTTACTCACGCTCTGGGACGACGATTCTCCACATTTTGAACTTTATACACGCGGAATAATCGCTTTTGCGGAATATACTTGGTCAGGGGAAAAAAGGGGTAAAGACAAAATCAAATCCGCTTACAGACAAAGGGAGTTTTCATATACATTGAAGGACTCTACTATGGCATTCATTGACGATTTGGAAGATCCTGTTGTTTTTTGGAAAAATGCATTGCTTAAGGGGAACAAAAGAAACTATCTAAAAGGAATGGACAACCCTATTGAAGAAGGAGTCATTGATATGCCGAACAGAAACAAAAAGGGAGAATGGAGTATAAAATATAAAGAACGTTTGGCTAATGCTGAACTTGTAATGAAAGGGTACGACAGCATTTCAAACAAAATATCCCAAATGAGATCAAGTGCATTACGGAACAGCTATAGTTTAGATGTTTATAATCAGGTAAATAAACTGGCGCATTATGCCCCAAAAGCATTATTAACTCTTAAGGCTTATGATAAGGCTCAAACACCTGCTGAGGAATTGGAAGCTGTGAAAAAATTAGGTATGTTAAAAGTGGAGTTTTCACTTCTACGAGGTGCATTTGAAGCTGTCTATGAAAAAACCCGGGTGCTTAATAAACCAGATAATTACATTCTAGATCAAGATCATCATGTACATATGGCCAATCAATCCTTGAATTTTGATTGGCAATTCATCGGTGAGCAACTATTCTTAGACAAGCTCGATATGGCCTTGCCCAACTTAATTTATTTGGAAAATGCTGAATCCACATTAAAATAG